The Paramormyrops kingsleyae isolate MSU_618 chromosome 12, PKINGS_0.4, whole genome shotgun sequence region CTGTGATtgtatttaaaatcattaaatatCTGTATCCACTAAAATCACTTGATCACTATTCACAGGCAGGTGATCTTTGGTAGATTCAGGGTAATATAGTATGTAAGCAATTATTGTAATCTCTCAGTTCATTTAATGCTGTTGGCACTGACAAAGCATGTAGACAAACAAATATCACAGAAAAAAAGCCCAACATTATAATCATCAAATGGACGGTTATTAATCCTTGTCTGTGTGAAAACTGCTGTTTCAGATCAGTCTGTGTGACTGACAGGAGAGATGATAAGGGGACCTGATGTCACACTGTTACAGGGGTTAACAGCTGGATAGAGATTCTCACTGAAGTTGTAACCAGTAAAAGAGTAGATATGGGACCTGGTGTCCACATTGTAAAAGGAAACCTGCCCCCTCTCATAGTCCACATACGCCCCCACCTTCTTAGGAGGCTCATTCAGAgagagggaggtggggggggctgtAGAAACATTGTACACATTCTTCTCTAGTATCAACAGCAGGAAGCCATTCTCTGTATTTTTCTGAATATACTTCATCCTTTCAACAGGCTCTTTCACAAATCCAACTGAAAAGCATCCCCTTGTCCCAACCTCAACCTCATAGTAATGTCTCCCTGAAGAGAAACTCTCTTTTCCCTGGATCCCGTACCAAGTTTGGAACCTCAGTGGGCTGTCAGGTAGGAGGTGGTCACTGAATCTCACTTGTTTGCCGTCCTCAGAAACAGTAAGATTACGATGCGCTGGTCTGGGGTCCAGAATGACATTAgctacaaataataaatattattgttatttggGTTTCCTTCCTAGGTCATCATGCAACAGTTTAACTGAGAAGAGAGTAAACAGTATAGCACAACTACAAATGAttactttatactttaaaaATGATCACACAAATTTTCTTCCTAAACACCTCACAAACTgacttcattttaaaaaaaatacattaatacatttattacatttagtGGCTACCCTGAATCAACTCAGTCCTACCTGCTGCTTTACGGATCCACTTCCACACTTGTTGTTGGACAGCTCCTTGTTTATCTAAACAGATTCCATTAATGACGTCAGATTGTAGCCTCACTCTGATGCAGAATTATCAAATGtgcaaaatgttttcatatatGCTTCCCTCATTTTTTCTAACAATGTTTGGACATTTATTCATATTAACAAGTTTATGCAGTCTACTTTCCTTTAATACTCTCAGCAGAATAATGCCAGCAGTATATTTTGTGAGACAGAAAAgggaaattttcatttttattttcagtgttatTAAATTAAGCTTTTCAGAAGCTTAATTTAataacactgaaaataaaaatgaagaaaGTGGCATTCAAAGGAGTGAAAACCAAGCAGAAGTTATATTAAgctatatataataaaatttgaaaaaaaaatctgattgaAAAACTTACATGACCATTTAGCAAAGCCATCTTCAGCTGAaataaaaatcaagtctttaaaaaaatgtattttataaagAGAAAAACAACTGAAGTCTGATATTTGCAATACTGTTTACATTGCATGAATAACCTATATTTCAACAGATAAGCAAACAGAGACACCTTAGGTGATCAAACATAAATCTAAGATTCTAATATATTACAACAACAATCGATACAAACACATCATTACACTAATTACAGAAAACATTACGACATCTCAACCTCCTCATTCTACTACATGTCCTATTCTCCATGATCTACCACAATTTAAGGATCTGATACAGAATGtggaaaatgaattaaaatgtaGTTTTATGGGGTTAGCGATGGTGTGATGCGGAACAAGCTGATATACTGAAAACACAACCATTTTCCATAAATAATTATCTAGTACAACGTTATAGTCAGCATGATCCACATTCACTACAAGATTTAGTGACAGTTATTACTCTAAGGCACTATAAGCCTTCATAATGTCGTACAAAGCATTCTTAATTCTGAttccaaccattataatgcattataaaggtatctacaTGTATTAACAAGTCTACATGTTAATTGCTGACTTGGAAAAGACATATGACCATGTCCCCGGGGGCGTCCTGTGGGGCTGCTTTTTGAGTATAAGGTACCAGGCCATTTGGTACCAGTATAACCGGAGTGAGAGAGAGCCTGGTTTGCATTGCCAGTAGTAATCAGACATGTTCCCTGTGGGTGATAAACTGCCTGGGCTGCCCCTTGTCACCGATTCTATTCATAACGTGGCCGCGGTAAACCataccacacagacacacaaataatTTGGGGTTCTTTATTTGCCAACTGCgcaaagtaataataaaatatagccAGCTGGAGCAGAAGCACTCCAAATACAAATTGTCTCAGAGTAATTGAcctaaataaaaccaaaaaactCATTCATATATAATTATGGTATCCAAAATACAGCAGTGGGCTTCAAGTCTCAGTTCCTTTAGAGACTCCACTCATGAGCACGGCGTGGCACATGTACACACCACAACACAGGGGACTAATGATTCAGTTCCTGAGTATCTTCACATGTACTCCACCTGTGTTTCCACATGGATGAAAAGGAAGCGATGCTGCACTAGTGGCCATaaacattcataacaaataataatgcattcatacggcattataaacatggctataaaaaTTTATCAGAAGTCATAACATATTATACGTAGCCATGTCtgttatgcattataaatgctttataaagctctcatctataatgcactatagatacctttcaTCAGTTCAGAGTATGGCCTTCTTGGAAACCTCAGGAGCATCAAATAATTGAACGTGCACTTTGCTGAGGATCTCTCCCAGAAGAAGCATATAGAGCATATCCTCCCTGAACAAGAAGGACCAGAGCCAAACACATCTCTCTGTGGCGTTTGAGACAGGTGAGACTGCTACTTCTCATCCTGTCCACCTTCTACAGAGGCACCACTGACAGAGTCCTTAGAAACTGCATCATGACCTGGTTTGGGTCCTGCAACACCGCATACCACCAGTCCCTCCAGAAGGTCCATAAAATTGCTTTTTGCCTAAGAAGTTTCGATGATGAAGTCTGGTCACTCTCAGTCTAAGACTAAATATGTTAAATGGACAAATAATTCAAGACTCATAACTCTGAAACTATACAAATTCATTACTTTACTCTGCTTACATGCCGATTTGTTGCTTACATGCCAATCTTTCCCCACCAATTAGTGGATAATTGTACTTTTTTTGTTGTGTCTTTATTGTCCATGTCTTAAAATGTCATgttgacaataaagatattttgactttaaaaattacaagaAAAACACCACATATGTAATAAAAAACAACCTAAATCTTAAATCTAAATTCAAAACAGCCACCTTTTACAGTAATAATAGCCCAACAAACTATCAGTTAAAGACTCGAGGTTCACTACAGTGCTATTGGAGAAGTTCCCACTCACTATTTTCCTGTAGCTCTGACTTTTCTTTCCATTAATGGGTTTGAAGTCAAGTAATTGTACATGGCATGTCAAATTTCCCTTCATCTTCCTCTTTCTTTatatacagtcgtccctcgccacTTCGTGTTTCGACTTTCGCGGCTTCACTCTATCGCGGTTTTTTGTCTATTGATTAAAAGGTTGATCGAGACAACGACAATGATACATCGGTACGTATCGGAAGCATGTTTGCTCTTCAtaattaaatgtacaataataacaatatgatATTTATAACGtctaatatttcttattttctattattttttctaatattttAGGTAATACGAGTgtaattgtcatgacctgcctgtccgatcctcttgtacatgtgtgccacgcccccttattaacCACATATGCAACCCCGATTGTGACCAGCTGTTTTGTCAATTTGATTCAGTTTGAAGTCCACGTCAGTGTCTAtaaccccaggtctgtcattgacgttttgaTGTTACATGTTCCTGTGTCCTGCATTTGGAGTGATTCCAAATAAACCCTTGAGTCCTGATTCCTCGTCTCCCCGTTCTTGTTTCCGTGTCCAGCAGTCATAAAGTAATGGTGACTAAAGGGTGTTATTTCATGTCTAGAGGgctctaataatgttaaaaaccgTATTTAGAAGGTCGTAAACAGGTTTCCAATGCTACGAAACTACGAAAATATtcaatttataaataaagaatcctacttcgcgGATTTCGCCTATTGCGGGTTATTTTTAGAACGTAACTCCCGCGATTAACGAGGGACCACTGTacactgctaaaaaaaaattaaaggaacactttttcgTCAGATTATAGCATCAATTcagttaaacttctgggatattgatctggtcagttaagtagcagagggggttgttaatcagcttcagctgctttggtattaatgaaattaacaacagctGCACTAGAGGgccaacaatgagacgacccccaaaacaggaatggtttaacaggtggaggctaCTGACTGATTTCTCCCTCctgttttctgactgtttttccactagttttgcatttggctatgGTCAGTATCACTACCATCAGTATGAGGCGacacctggaccctacagaggttgcacaggtagtccaactcctccaggattgCGCATCAAaacgtgccattgccagaaggtttgctgtgtctcccagcacagtctcaagggcatggaggagattccaggagacaggcagttactctaggagagctggacagggccatagaaggcccttaacccatcagcaggattggtatctgctcctttgtgcaaggagaaacaggatgagcacagccagagccctacaaaatgacctccagcaggccactggtgtgaatgtctccgaccaaacaatcagaaacagatttcatgagggtggcctgagttACCCACGttctctagtgggccctgtgcacACTGTCCAGCACCGTGGaactcgattggcatttgccatagaataccagaattggcaggtctgcTACTGGCGctctgtgcttttcacagatgagagcaggttcaccctgaacACGTGTGACAAACaggaaagggtctggagaaaccgtggagaacgttatgctgcctgtaacattgttcagcatgactggtttggtggtgggtcagtgatggtctgaggtggcatatccatggagggacacccagacctctacaggctagacaacagcaccttgactgccattaggtatcaggatgaaatccttggacccattgtcagaccctacgctggtgcagtgggtcctgggttcctcccgGTGCAAAACAATACCCGGCCTCCTGtggcccccacgctcgcctgacctaaatccaatagaacacctctgggacattatgtttcggtccatccgatgccgtcaggttgcacttcagactgtccaggagctcagtgatgccctggtccagatctgggaggagatccccaggacaccatccgttgtctcattaggagcatgccctgacattgtcaggcatgcatacaagcacgtaggggccatacaaactactaagtacgattttgagttgctgcaatgaaatttcagcaaaatggaaCAGGGcatcatttttttgtctttgaaaTCAGCCCTCTGCAAGGTTGatgattttcatttccatcaaatgATGTGGCATCCTTTTATTCCTACCACATTACTCAGTCCATGTTATTATAGATATCAGAACGATTTTTtcctgatgtgttttcaaagtgttcctttaatttttttgagcagtgtagttCTGACTGGATACTTACAATGAGTGCATAGCTTAACCAAAATTTAAccaaaaaatgataaaatatagggtgtttaaaaacctttgactAGCAGTGTAGCTGCCATAGGTGTTACAGCAGAGCATGAATAGCAGTCCACAACGCAGCTTTCCAGACAAAGGGTAACTTTATCAAAACCAGACAAGACAAAAGAGACTCTGATGGGCTGAAACACAGGCAGATAGACAACACTAGAACTTACTAGAACTTATACTGAAAATCAGGGCAATACATAGATATCTAACAAACCAGGAAGAGGTTCACAGTGAGGGGCATCAACTAAAATAACCAAGAGAGGAACAGGGCATGGACAGGCAAGTATACACATTGATAACAAGGTGGAAACAAGGGACAGATGTGGGTAATTAACAATCATCGAAAAGCTAGGGTGTCAGGATCACTCCCCGCATGGCCAACAGGTTTTGCTGGTCACCCCTTTATTAGTGTTTGAGTCCTTTGTGATTATGGACACCATTGGTGTTCCCCAGACCCACTGCCAGGAACCATCCCAGCCCTCAGGCCTTTCTCAGATTTCCCATGGCCCTGTGGTGCCCACTCCAGACATGCCTGTCCTGTCCTCACCAGCTCCTGTAATGTCCTTGTCTACTCCTGCAGTGCCACCCCTGGTCCACCAGAGCTCCACCACCCAACGTCCATTGTCAGAACCCCAATGT contains the following coding sequences:
- the LOC111837736 gene encoding pyrin-like, whose protein sequence is MDDIYENMELNFTPDHSQHSVNLSGSGKQFTPVGRISVQPDCEPRSTSGRETLYKRTSAVFISLWIITLIILIAGLSVLLLQKSDLQNQLKDLQRITSNNMSEMQAQLEDKDKQLETTNRENSNLIQQRFALQNEVKELQTIAEDGFAKWSYKQGAVQQQVWKWIRKAAANVILDPRPAHRNLTVSEDGKQVRFSDHLLPDSPLRFQTWYGIQGKESFSSGRHYYEVEVGTRGCFSVGFVKEPVERMKYIQKNTENGFLLLILEKNVYNVSTAPPTSLSLNEPPKKVGAYVDYERGQVSFYNVDTRSHIYSFTGYNFSENLYPAVNPCNSVTSGPLIISPVSHTD